A portion of the Candidatus Sericytochromatia bacterium genome contains these proteins:
- a CDS encoding glutamate synthase subunit beta — MGKVTGFLDHARQSPRVEAPEARLTHWREFVSPLGDGQAVLQGARCMDCGTPFCMNGCPVANAIPDWNDLVYRQNWQEALAALHATNNFPEFTGRVCPAPCEAACTLAINDEAVGIKSIEQAIIDKAWEAGWVLPQPPAQQTGKRVAVVGSGPAGLACAQQLARVGHAVVVFEKADRVGGLLRYGIPDFKLEKRLIDRRVAQLRAEGVEFRTGVHVGVSLALSDLLTDFDAVVLAGGAERARDLPVPGRELLGVHLAMDYLAQQNRVVAGDPLPGQITASGKHVVVIGGGDTGADCVGTANRQGAASVTQFELLPQPPASAEKPGHWPYWPVKLRTSSSHEEGCRRDWAVATKRFEGREGRVETLVASRLSWEGGQMQELPGSEFRLQADLVLLALGFSGPEPAGLLAQAGVARDARGHVLADQEGYRCSVDKLFAAGDMRRGQSLVVWAIREGRQCARAVDVYMMGTSALPR, encoded by the coding sequence ATGGGCAAGGTCACCGGTTTCCTGGACCACGCGCGCCAAAGCCCCCGCGTCGAGGCGCCCGAGGCACGCCTGACCCACTGGCGCGAATTTGTCTCGCCCCTGGGCGACGGGCAGGCCGTGCTGCAAGGCGCGCGCTGCATGGACTGCGGGACCCCCTTTTGCATGAATGGCTGTCCAGTGGCCAATGCCATCCCGGATTGGAACGACCTGGTCTACCGGCAAAACTGGCAAGAGGCGCTCGCGGCCCTGCATGCCACCAACAATTTCCCGGAATTCACGGGCCGTGTCTGCCCGGCCCCCTGTGAAGCCGCCTGCACCCTGGCCATCAACGACGAAGCAGTGGGCATCAAGTCGATCGAGCAGGCGATCATCGACAAGGCCTGGGAAGCGGGCTGGGTGCTGCCTCAACCGCCCGCGCAGCAGACCGGCAAACGTGTGGCCGTGGTCGGTTCCGGCCCGGCCGGGCTTGCCTGCGCCCAGCAGCTGGCCCGCGTGGGCCACGCGGTGGTGGTGTTCGAAAAGGCCGACCGCGTGGGTGGCCTGTTGCGCTACGGCATCCCCGACTTCAAGCTGGAGAAGCGCCTGATCGACCGCCGGGTCGCGCAGCTGCGCGCGGAGGGTGTCGAGTTCCGTACCGGCGTGCACGTGGGTGTCAGCCTGGCCCTGTCGGATCTGCTGACGGACTTCGATGCGGTGGTGCTGGCCGGCGGCGCCGAGCGGGCCCGCGACCTGCCGGTGCCGGGGCGAGAACTGCTCGGTGTGCACCTGGCCATGGATTACCTGGCCCAGCAGAACCGGGTCGTCGCCGGGGATCCTCTGCCCGGGCAGATCACGGCCTCCGGCAAGCACGTGGTGGTGATCGGGGGCGGCGACACGGGCGCCGACTGCGTGGGCACGGCCAATCGACAGGGCGCGGCCTCGGTGACCCAGTTCGAGTTGCTGCCCCAACCCCCCGCGAGCGCGGAAAAACCGGGTCATTGGCCCTACTGGCCGGTCAAGCTCCGCACCAGCAGCTCCCATGAGGAGGGCTGCCGGCGCGACTGGGCCGTGGCCACCAAGCGTTTCGAAGGGCGTGAGGGACGGGTCGAGACCCTGGTGGCCAGCCGGCTGTCTTGGGAAGGCGGCCAGATGCAGGAGCTGCCTGGTTCCGAGTTCCGCTTGCAGGCAGACCTGGTGCTGCTCGCCCTGGGCTTCAGCGGACCGGAGCCGGCGGGGTTGCTCGCGCAGGCGGGCGTGGCCCGCGATGCCCGGGGCCATGTGCTGGCCGACCAGGAGGGCTACCGCTGCTCCGTCGACAAGCTCTTCGCGGCGGGCGACATGCGGCGCGGGCAATCCCTGGTGGTCTGGGCGATCCGCGAAGGGCGGCAGTGTGCGCGGGCGGTCGATGTCTACATGATGGGCACGAGCGCGCTGCCGCGCTGA
- a CDS encoding clostripain-related cysteine peptidase, protein MPRSLPHSLRLHLLGLVGLSLMAGCGTSPVVPTGPSGSEDFGASGRRKLGGAAYADFRIAPVLPRVEDTRRAVKLTYLMTDDTKHQSPQSLGMLKMLDDMPQSKVHNLVFRDGKEQGDARLHYLQAADRDPDTIKNPGSPLAPGVTEVASNHPKVFSQVLGYALDQYPARRKYLQIYTHGGGVFGIGTDENQTDLAGKPLPKAEQQPIMRLPELSEALRQGLKGRTLDAIYFRACLMGNVEALYELRGTTRYAIASEDVSYSVDNSNLTMTKLFDTLAAADEEPAELARKLAIAGLGKHSNAGHNQHSGYVTMAAIDIGRLDELKTALNGLARAVLAALPKERTAILTAYDAVPNFGEHEKYQRDLWAFTAQLAKHVKDPGVREAVERTRKAQADAMLHEKDGYGSAANGLSILLPPRTLAAKERAALQQFVKTRYQDTRFAKDSAWDDMLTAVNADAKE, encoded by the coding sequence GTGCCTCGATCCCTGCCCCACTCCTTGCGACTGCACCTGCTCGGCCTGGTCGGCCTCAGCCTGATGGCCGGCTGCGGCACCAGCCCGGTCGTGCCTACGGGCCCCTCCGGCTCGGAGGACTTCGGCGCGAGCGGGCGGCGCAAGCTGGGTGGCGCGGCCTATGCCGACTTCCGGATCGCCCCGGTGCTGCCCCGCGTAGAAGACACCCGGCGGGCCGTCAAGCTCACCTACCTCATGACCGACGACACCAAGCACCAGAGCCCGCAATCGCTTGGCATGCTGAAGATGCTGGACGACATGCCCCAGAGCAAGGTGCACAACCTGGTGTTCCGTGACGGCAAGGAGCAAGGCGATGCCCGACTGCATTACCTCCAGGCTGCCGACCGGGACCCCGACACGATCAAAAACCCTGGCAGCCCGCTGGCGCCGGGCGTGACCGAGGTCGCCTCCAACCATCCCAAGGTGTTCTCCCAGGTGCTGGGCTATGCGCTCGACCAGTATCCCGCGCGCCGCAAATACCTGCAGATCTACACCCACGGCGGAGGCGTCTTCGGCATCGGCACCGATGAGAACCAGACCGACCTGGCCGGCAAACCCCTCCCCAAAGCGGAGCAACAGCCGATCATGCGCCTGCCCGAGCTGTCCGAGGCGCTGCGCCAGGGCCTCAAAGGACGCACGCTCGATGCCATCTACTTCCGCGCCTGCCTGATGGGCAATGTCGAAGCGCTCTACGAGCTGCGTGGCACGACCCGTTACGCGATCGCCAGCGAGGACGTCAGCTACTCCGTCGACAACTCCAACCTCACCATGACCAAGCTCTTCGACACGCTCGCGGCCGCCGACGAGGAACCCGCCGAACTGGCCCGCAAGCTGGCGATCGCCGGGCTCGGCAAGCACAGCAACGCCGGCCACAACCAGCACAGCGGCTACGTCACGATGGCGGCGATCGACATCGGCCGGCTCGACGAGCTCAAGACCGCCCTCAATGGCCTGGCGCGTGCCGTGCTGGCGGCCCTGCCCAAGGAGCGCACGGCCATCCTCACGGCCTACGACGCCGTGCCGAACTTCGGTGAGCACGAAAAATATCAGCGCGACCTCTGGGCCTTCACGGCTCAGCTGGCCAAGCACGTCAAGGATCCTGGCGTGCGCGAAGCGGTCGAACGCACGCGCAAGGCCCAAGCAGACGCCATGCTGCACGAGAAAGACGGCTACGGTTCAGCCGCCAACGGCCTGTCGATCCTGCTGCCCCCGCGGACCCTGGCAGCCAAGGAGCGCGCGGCCCTGCAACAGTTCGTGAAGACGCGCTACCAGGACACCCGCTTCGCGAAGGACAGCGCCTGGGACGACATGCTCACGGCCGTGAACGCCGACGCGAAGGAATAG